The following proteins come from a genomic window of Sporosarcina sp. 6E9:
- a CDS encoding methionine ABC transporter permease, whose product MRVDWSTFWPRIIEATGETLIMVLATLIFGSIIGISLGLLLFVTRENNILENKAVSRVLNILINIIRPIPFIIFLVAISQLTRLVVGTTIGTTAAIFPMTIVASFVVARVVENNLVSIDPGVIEAAQAMGASPLRIIFTVLIPEALGPLILGLTFVSVSLIDFSAVAGTVGGGGLGHIAMTYGYQRFDASVMIVTVVILILMVQLAQWIGNTLSRKIMRR is encoded by the coding sequence ATGAGAGTTGATTGGTCCACGTTTTGGCCACGAATTATAGAAGCGACGGGCGAAACGCTCATCATGGTGCTTGCCACACTTATTTTCGGTTCGATTATCGGAATTTCACTGGGGCTTCTATTATTTGTGACAAGAGAAAATAATATCTTGGAAAACAAAGCAGTTTCACGCGTCTTAAATATTCTTATCAATATCATACGGCCGATTCCGTTTATCATCTTCTTAGTTGCCATTTCACAACTAACGAGATTGGTTGTCGGGACAACCATTGGAACGACCGCAGCGATTTTCCCGATGACGATTGTGGCGAGTTTTGTTGTTGCTCGAGTTGTTGAAAATAACTTAGTTAGTATCGACCCGGGCGTTATAGAAGCTGCGCAAGCAATGGGGGCAAGCCCACTTCGGATTATCTTTACTGTATTAATTCCAGAAGCGCTTGGGCCTTTGATTTTAGGATTAACTTTCGTTTCGGTCAGTCTAATCGACTTTTCTGCGGTTGCTGGAACAGTGGGCGGCGGAGGTCTTGGACATATCGCCATGACTTATGGTTATCAACGGTTCGATGCGAGTGTCATGATTGTTACGGTTGTTATCTTAATTTTGATGGTGCAACTCGCGCAGTGGATCGGCAATACGCTATCTAGAAAGATTATGCGTCGTTAA
- a CDS encoding MetQ/NlpA family ABC transporter substrate-binding protein: protein MRRLMILCLAIVTAALLTACGGKGNADSETVKVKIGVNGSDGVQWPILKEKAAKEGIEIELIEFADYTLPNNALAQGDVDLNAFQHFSFLSQYVKESGNELVPIGSTMFAPLGVYSEKIKDIAEIKEGDKIAIPDDPSNQARALRLLESAELITLSDDFGLFGDPSKVVENPLKLDIIPMVAQQTPRVLPDVTAAIINNGIAGQAGFSPGEDPIFRETGDDESIHPYVNIIAASAKEKDNKTFKRIVELYQEEDIAQAVEEDTKGGSYLINLTQDEIDKVFEGLIK, encoded by the coding sequence ATGAGAAGATTAATGATTTTATGTTTAGCGATTGTAACAGCGGCTTTATTAACAGCTTGTGGCGGTAAAGGAAACGCGGATAGTGAGACAGTTAAGGTGAAAATTGGGGTCAATGGTTCTGATGGTGTTCAATGGCCGATTTTGAAAGAAAAGGCGGCGAAAGAAGGCATCGAAATTGAACTTATCGAGTTCGCAGATTACACTTTGCCGAATAATGCACTTGCGCAAGGCGATGTGGATCTAAATGCATTCCAACACTTTTCTTTCTTATCCCAATACGTAAAAGAAAGCGGAAATGAACTTGTTCCAATTGGTTCGACGATGTTTGCACCACTCGGCGTTTATTCTGAAAAGATTAAAGATATCGCGGAAATAAAAGAAGGAGATAAAATCGCAATTCCAGATGACCCTTCTAACCAAGCACGTGCGCTACGCTTACTTGAAAGTGCTGAACTTATTACACTTTCGGATGACTTTGGATTGTTTGGAGATCCGAGTAAAGTTGTTGAAAACCCTTTGAAATTAGACATTATTCCGATGGTCGCTCAACAAACACCACGTGTATTGCCGGATGTAACCGCAGCGATTATTAACAACGGAATTGCAGGACAAGCAGGTTTTTCACCAGGCGAAGATCCAATCTTTAGAGAAACTGGCGACGATGAAAGTATTCACCCGTATGTGAATATTATTGCGGCAAGCGCGAAGGAAAAAGACAATAAAACATTCAAACGAATCGTTGAATTATATCAAGAAGAAGATATTGCACAAGCTGTAGAAGAAGATACAAAAGGTGGATCTTATCTGATTAATTTAACGCAGGATGAGATTGATAAAGTGTTTGAAGGACTTATAAAATAA
- a CDS encoding M20 family metallopeptidase, with product MSIVKEETNTLFQSIENNRGLYIQTSQDIHANPEIGNKEVFASAKHVAILENAGFKVTTAVAGHETSFYAVKDSGKEGPTVAYLAEYDALPGLGHACGHNIIGTTSVAAGIALAEALPETGGRVVVLGTPAEEGGPNGSAKGSFVKHGYLKDVDVALMIHPSGKTATTGESLAVDPLDFHFFGKPAHASGSPHHGINALDAVIQLFNGINALRQQLPSDVRIHGIITHGGDAPNIIPEYASARFYIRAASWKKTVEVSDKVRNIAEGAALATGATVKIERFQNEVKDLVLNAVLDQVLVEELSALGEVVHTEKREGKGSTDAGNISYEVPTAHPYIKIGPDNLVAHTDEFREASKSEIGDEALITGAKALASTGYRLLTDFELLHRVKQEFERGLAAKAE from the coding sequence ATGAGCATTGTAAAAGAAGAGACGAACACATTATTCCAATCAATTGAAAATAACCGCGGGTTATATATTCAAACGAGTCAGGATATCCATGCGAATCCCGAAATCGGAAATAAAGAAGTGTTTGCCAGTGCTAAACACGTTGCCATACTGGAAAATGCGGGTTTTAAAGTAACAACAGCGGTTGCTGGTCATGAAACATCCTTTTATGCCGTGAAAGACAGTGGAAAAGAAGGCCCGACAGTCGCCTATCTTGCTGAATATGATGCACTTCCAGGATTGGGGCATGCATGCGGACATAATATTATCGGTACAACAAGTGTCGCTGCGGGTATTGCACTCGCTGAAGCACTTCCTGAAACCGGAGGACGCGTCGTCGTTCTCGGGACCCCTGCTGAAGAAGGCGGCCCGAATGGGAGTGCGAAAGGTAGTTTCGTTAAACATGGCTACTTAAAAGATGTGGATGTGGCACTGATGATTCACCCATCTGGTAAGACTGCAACTACCGGAGAATCGCTCGCTGTAGATCCACTTGACTTCCACTTTTTCGGAAAACCAGCGCATGCATCTGGTTCACCGCATCATGGCATTAACGCGTTAGATGCTGTTATTCAATTATTCAATGGCATTAATGCACTTCGCCAACAGTTGCCGTCTGACGTCCGGATTCACGGAATTATTACACACGGCGGGGATGCACCGAATATCATTCCGGAATATGCATCGGCACGTTTCTATATTCGCGCCGCATCGTGGAAAAAAACAGTGGAAGTTTCGGATAAAGTACGAAATATCGCTGAAGGAGCTGCGCTTGCGACAGGGGCAACCGTCAAAATCGAACGCTTCCAAAATGAAGTAAAAGATCTTGTCCTAAACGCAGTTCTTGATCAGGTCTTGGTTGAAGAACTTTCTGCACTCGGCGAAGTGGTCCATACCGAAAAGAGAGAAGGCAAAGGTTCCACGGACGCTGGGAATATTAGTTACGAAGTGCCAACTGCACATCCGTATATCAAGATCGGGCCAGATAATCTCGTTGCGCATACAGACGAGTTTAGAGAGGCCTCGAAGTCGGAAATCGGAGATGAAGCTTTGATTACAGGAGCAAAAGCTTTAGCGTCAACAGGGTATCGTTTATTGACGGATTTTGAATTGCTTCATCGTGTGAAGCAGGAATTTGAAAGGGGATTGGCTGCGAAGGCGGAGTGA
- a CDS encoding acetyl-CoA hydrolase/transferase family protein, which translates to MGKPMNRIKHHQLKEAVVTPEEAASWIEDGMTLGLSGFTRAGDAKAVPLALVKRAEQEKFKVNVFTGASLGSDIDRLFAEAGIVNKRLPFQAEPTMRKKINDGEHLFVDHHLSHTAELIRAEVIEPIDFAILEAVSITEDGMIIPTTSVGNSLTFAAHAKSIIIEINMAQPTELEGLHDLYDPGKQGERQPIQLTNADDRIGTIGIPIDVEKVKGIVFTNQLDSPSTIVAPDQETEIMAEHLLTFLRSEVQAGRLTNKLAPLQSGIGSVANAVLHGMINAEFEDLEVYSEVLQDAVFDLIDAGKVRFASCASITLSEDKMAQVFGEFDKYRDKLIMRPQEISNHPEIIRRLGLISINTALELDIYGNVNSTHVSGTKMMNGIGGSGDFARNARLAIFVTKSVAKGGDISSIVPFVSHVDHTEHDVDVIVTEQGYADLRGLAPRERVGLIIENCVHPMYRDQLRAYYSEALERGGQTPHVLEKALSWHTNLAKHGTMRELVEEFA; encoded by the coding sequence ATGGGTAAACCTATGAATCGTATTAAACATCATCAATTGAAAGAGGCTGTTGTGACGCCAGAAGAGGCGGCATCTTGGATTGAAGACGGTATGACATTGGGGTTAAGTGGATTTACCCGGGCTGGTGACGCGAAAGCTGTTCCATTGGCATTGGTGAAACGTGCAGAACAGGAAAAGTTTAAAGTGAATGTGTTTACTGGGGCATCTTTGGGATCGGATATTGACCGGTTATTTGCAGAAGCAGGCATTGTGAACAAACGACTGCCATTTCAAGCCGAACCAACGATGAGAAAGAAAATTAATGACGGTGAACATCTCTTTGTCGATCACCATTTATCGCATACTGCGGAACTGATTCGAGCAGAAGTCATCGAACCAATTGATTTCGCAATTTTGGAAGCGGTTTCAATAACAGAAGACGGTATGATCATTCCGACAACATCTGTTGGAAACTCATTAACATTCGCAGCGCATGCAAAGTCGATTATTATTGAAATCAATATGGCGCAGCCAACTGAGCTTGAAGGATTACATGATTTGTATGATCCAGGAAAACAAGGCGAGCGTCAGCCGATTCAGTTAACAAACGCCGATGACCGTATCGGCACAATCGGGATTCCGATTGACGTGGAAAAGGTGAAAGGCATTGTTTTCACCAATCAACTAGACTCTCCGTCAACGATTGTGGCACCAGACCAAGAAACAGAAATCATGGCGGAACATCTATTGACTTTTTTACGTTCGGAAGTACAAGCAGGTAGGTTAACAAATAAGTTAGCGCCGTTGCAGTCGGGAATCGGGTCGGTTGCCAATGCGGTGTTGCACGGCATGATTAACGCTGAATTTGAGGACTTGGAAGTGTATTCGGAAGTACTGCAAGATGCAGTGTTTGATTTGATTGATGCGGGGAAGGTGCGTTTCGCGTCTTGTGCGTCGATTACATTGTCTGAAGACAAGATGGCGCAAGTATTTGGTGAGTTTGATAAGTACCGCGACAAGCTCATTATGCGCCCGCAAGAAATTTCGAATCACCCGGAAATCATTCGCCGTCTCGGTTTAATATCGATTAATACGGCGCTGGAGCTGGATATTTACGGCAATGTCAATTCGACGCATGTTTCTGGAACGAAGATGATGAACGGGATTGGCGGTTCCGGTGACTTTGCACGGAATGCGCGCCTTGCGATTTTTGTGACCAAGTCGGTTGCAAAGGGTGGCGATATTTCAAGCATCGTTCCTTTCGTTTCGCATGTTGATCATACAGAACATGATGTTGATGTGATTGTAACGGAACAGGGCTATGCAGATCTCCGCGGACTCGCGCCGAGAGAACGTGTAGGATTGATCATCGAGAATTGCGTACATCCAATGTATCGCGACCAACTACGCGCGTATTACAGCGAAGCGCTTGAAAGAGGCGGGCAGACTCCGCATGTTTTGGAAAAAGCACTTTCCTGGCACACGAATTTGGCGAAGCACGGGACAATGCGTGAACTGGTGGAAGAGTTTGCATAA
- a CDS encoding LytTR family DNA-binding domain-containing protein, with protein MKSFTIDSLLDVMGELFSDEISIAISDTKKYIYYRPSKRIDLKISAGDPVKAGTIAYKALAQKQKVSEFIDRDVFGVPYHGMAVPFHHDGELQGCVMAIYPAYTDGKSVVTVKTPDGWNPVSFTDVKYVEVKDRKTIVVADGFSGTHKNTLQEFEYLLPRDSFVRCHRSFIVNVHHIKEIFPDTHSTFVLAMDDETKIPVSQSYASYFRKLLGF; from the coding sequence ATGAAAAGTTTTACAATCGATTCACTTTTAGATGTGATGGGTGAATTATTTTCAGATGAAATATCAATCGCCATTTCAGATACGAAAAAATATATTTATTATCGTCCGAGTAAACGAATTGACTTGAAAATTAGTGCGGGGGATCCAGTGAAAGCGGGAACGATTGCTTATAAAGCGCTTGCTCAGAAACAAAAAGTGTCTGAGTTTATTGACCGGGATGTTTTTGGGGTGCCTTATCACGGCATGGCGGTTCCTTTTCATCATGATGGTGAATTGCAAGGGTGCGTGATGGCGATTTACCCTGCTTATACGGATGGGAAGTCGGTTGTGACGGTAAAAACACCTGATGGTTGGAATCCGGTTTCATTTACAGATGTAAAATATGTTGAAGTGAAGGATCGTAAAACCATTGTCGTGGCGGATGGTTTTTCAGGAACACATAAGAATACTTTGCAGGAGTTTGAGTATTTATTGCCCAGAGATTCCTTTGTCCGATGCCATCGTTCGTTTATCGTAAATGTCCATCACATAAAAGAAATCTTCCCAGATACGCACTCGACTTTTGTTTTAGCGATGGATGACGAAACGAAAATACCGGTCAGTCAATCGTATGCCAGTTATTTTCGAAAGCTATTAGGGTTTTGA
- a CDS encoding MFS transporter, with translation MMYDWGNSAYSIIITTAVFPLFYKSVASNAGISNADSTAYLGYAVAFATFIIAMIGPVLGALADYQGMKKKFFFTFFAIGSLSTAALAFVPEGNGTLLLVFYAITAVGFHGANIFYDAFLVDVTPEKRMDQVSARGFGLGYIGSTIPFIISIALIMLADKGVIPLATGFAMKLAFVITAIWWIVFTVPMLKYVVQIHSIPREPNVSLIKGSFIRLGRTFKDIRKYRHVFLFLVAYFFYIDGVGTIISMSTAYGTDLGISATSLLIILFVTQVVAAPFAIIYGRLSQKFTGKKMLYVGIFVYIIVCIYAFFMKTETDFWILAMLVATSQGGIQALSRSYFAKLVPKEKANEFFGFYNIFGKFASVMGPLLVGVTSQLTGHSSYGVFSLVILFIIGIVVLRFVPEPDAVRMS, from the coding sequence ATGATGTACGACTGGGGAAATTCAGCGTACTCGATCATAATTACGACGGCGGTTTTTCCTTTATTTTATAAATCTGTTGCTTCGAATGCTGGGATCTCAAACGCGGATTCAACGGCCTATTTAGGCTATGCGGTCGCTTTCGCAACGTTTATTATCGCGATGATTGGACCTGTTTTAGGGGCGCTTGCGGATTATCAAGGAATGAAAAAGAAGTTTTTCTTTACTTTCTTTGCAATCGGTTCTTTATCGACGGCAGCATTGGCTTTCGTTCCAGAAGGAAATGGCACGTTATTATTAGTTTTTTATGCGATAACAGCGGTTGGGTTTCACGGGGCAAATATATTTTACGATGCATTTTTAGTCGATGTGACACCGGAGAAAAGGATGGACCAAGTGTCGGCTCGCGGTTTTGGATTGGGGTACATCGGGAGTACGATTCCGTTCATTATCAGTATCGCGTTAATAATGTTGGCTGATAAAGGGGTTATTCCGCTTGCGACAGGATTTGCGATGAAGCTTGCGTTTGTTATTACGGCGATTTGGTGGATTGTTTTCACGGTGCCGATGCTTAAATATGTAGTTCAGATTCATTCAATCCCACGAGAACCTAATGTTAGCCTTATTAAAGGAAGTTTTATAAGGTTGGGACGTACGTTTAAAGACATTCGAAAATATCGTCATGTGTTTTTATTTTTAGTTGCTTATTTCTTTTATATTGACGGGGTCGGAACGATTATTTCGATGTCGACAGCGTATGGAACTGACTTGGGCATTAGTGCGACGTCGCTCCTTATCATTTTGTTTGTTACGCAAGTCGTCGCTGCGCCGTTTGCGATTATTTACGGTCGTTTATCGCAAAAGTTCACGGGGAAAAAGATGTTGTATGTTGGGATTTTCGTATATATTATTGTCTGTATTTATGCGTTTTTCATGAAAACAGAGACGGATTTTTGGATTCTTGCTATGTTGGTTGCAACTTCGCAAGGTGGGATTCAAGCACTCAGTCGTTCCTATTTCGCTAAACTAGTTCCGAAAGAAAAAGCGAACGAGTTCTTCGGCTTTTATAATATTTTCGGGAAGTTTGCGTCAGTTATGGGTCCGTTGCTTGTTGGTGTGACGTCACAATTGACGGGTCATTCATCATACGGGGTATTCAGTTTGGTAATTCTGTTCATTATCGGGATTGTCGTTCTGCGCTTTGTGCCTGAGCCAGATGCAGTGCGTATGTCATGA
- a CDS encoding alkaline phosphatase family protein — MQRLTDHLIVISFDCLSAQDIRKLKALPNFKALLRSASICENVETIYPSVTYPCHASIVTGNYPNQHGVPTNTLLQPGRESPDWYWGRRYIQGTTLYDEAKRAGMSTAALLWPVTAKAKIDYHMPEIFANRPWHHQIVTSLWNGSKRYQFDMNKRFGHLRKGTEQPELDDFVTASAVHTIKTKKPNLMLIHLVDLDSQRHRHGFSSAEADAAILRHDARLGQILTALKDSGLYEKSTIVALGDHSSLDHSKAVKLNVLLIESGLIEVTKRGKVKRWKAYCKSNDGSAYIYLKDKSDTGTKERVRALLNSLVMNEENGVEFVIDGEEAGRRGADENATFMVEARRGYYFTEHLDGDSIDVITEDDVASGKYTFASHGYSPTKGNYETIFIATGKGIKPNVEIPVMRLIDEGPTFARLLGLDLGKTDGKVIEQVLEIE; from the coding sequence TTGCAACGATTAACGGATCATTTAATTGTCATTTCTTTCGATTGTTTATCTGCACAGGACATTCGAAAGTTGAAGGCGTTACCAAACTTCAAAGCGCTTTTAAGGTCTGCCTCGATTTGCGAAAATGTCGAAACGATTTATCCTTCTGTCACGTATCCTTGTCATGCTAGTATCGTGACTGGAAATTACCCCAATCAACATGGGGTTCCAACAAATACGCTGCTTCAGCCGGGAAGGGAATCGCCTGATTGGTATTGGGGGCGGCGTTATATTCAAGGCACGACATTATATGATGAAGCGAAAAGAGCGGGTATGTCTACAGCGGCATTGTTGTGGCCTGTAACAGCAAAAGCAAAAATCGATTATCATATGCCGGAAATTTTTGCGAATCGACCATGGCATCATCAAATTGTAACTTCTTTGTGGAATGGCAGCAAAAGGTATCAATTTGACATGAATAAACGATTTGGCCATCTTCGTAAAGGGACTGAACAACCGGAACTTGATGATTTCGTGACCGCATCGGCTGTTCATACGATTAAAACGAAAAAACCGAATCTCATGCTGATTCATTTGGTGGATTTGGATTCACAACGTCATCGTCATGGCTTTTCATCTGCGGAAGCGGATGCGGCTATTCTTCGTCATGATGCACGTCTCGGTCAGATTTTAACGGCTTTGAAGGACAGCGGTCTGTATGAAAAATCCACAATTGTGGCGTTAGGCGATCATAGTTCGCTGGATCATTCTAAGGCCGTGAAATTGAATGTTTTATTGATAGAAAGTGGTTTGATAGAAGTGACGAAACGAGGAAAAGTGAAGCGTTGGAAAGCGTACTGTAAAAGTAATGATGGTTCGGCTTATATTTATTTGAAAGATAAAAGCGATACCGGGACGAAAGAGCGCGTGCGAGCCTTATTGAACTCATTGGTGATGAATGAAGAAAATGGCGTTGAGTTTGTGATCGACGGTGAGGAAGCGGGTCGACGCGGCGCTGATGAAAATGCAACCTTTATGGTCGAGGCACGTCGGGGATATTATTTTACAGAGCATTTGGATGGGGATTCAATTGATGTGATTACAGAGGACGATGTGGCTAGCGGGAAGTATACGTTTGCCTCACATGGGTATTCGCCGACAAAGGGCAACTATGAAACGATTTTCATAGCGACTGGTAAAGGCATCAAGCCGAATGTTGAAATTCCTGTTATGAGATTGATCGATGAAGGGCCGACTTTTGCGCGTCTTCTCGGTCTTGATTTGGGAAAGACGGATGGGAAAGTGATTGAACAAGTTTTGGAAATAGAATAG
- a CDS encoding DUF5068 domain-containing protein: MKWKNWFIVGLLSLILLVGACSNPKKEDAVEAEEKPEDIEETETEVEEEEEVENEEVAASSDGEMLNTYLEEETGGDIEIIMTNTNPGLTHAYSDDVTITIDEYQVVHVTNMNESAKASFAEEDEGYVLTYKLTLENKSDKDISFNQGVLFYSDDATEHLPGRSHFVSRDEWMNDDSNDTVSLYSKGSFTGLSAHMITKAQFEKLESPRMTISTPYLEEDTSKPFGEEAVFFFPITEEGTKKAEATSKLYADKMVTESIADKELFFSEEDISKEQSIDDVKVTLEGVQYANITPTTAHADRFSNFGEGPLVALTIKLSVENGSDALVSKSIKTNLHLDQNRGTMLSNGMLEPTVRGEIAPGEAHEALFVYLFREDEFNLLKELEFQVGPLVDENVKTLFKEKSVLFDLPMK, from the coding sequence ATGAAATGGAAGAATTGGTTCATTGTTGGCCTGCTGTCATTGATATTACTAGTAGGGGCTTGTAGCAATCCGAAGAAAGAAGATGCGGTGGAGGCGGAAGAAAAACCCGAAGACATCGAAGAAACTGAAACTGAGGTAGAAGAAGAGGAAGAAGTTGAAAATGAAGAAGTCGCGGCTAGTTCAGATGGTGAGATGTTAAATACCTATCTTGAAGAAGAAACTGGCGGTGATATTGAAATTATTATGACAAACACAAACCCAGGTTTAACGCATGCTTATAGCGACGATGTCACCATTACAATCGACGAATATCAAGTCGTGCATGTGACGAATATGAACGAATCTGCGAAAGCTAGTTTCGCTGAAGAAGATGAAGGTTATGTTTTAACATATAAACTGACACTCGAGAATAAAAGCGATAAAGATATATCGTTCAATCAAGGGGTATTATTTTATTCGGATGATGCAACGGAACATCTGCCAGGTAGAAGTCATTTTGTGTCACGGGATGAATGGATGAATGATGATTCAAATGATACAGTCAGTCTTTATTCAAAAGGTTCCTTTACTGGACTGTCCGCGCATATGATTACGAAGGCACAATTTGAAAAGTTGGAATCTCCAAGAATGACGATTTCTACACCGTACTTGGAAGAAGATACAAGTAAACCATTCGGAGAAGAAGCAGTTTTTTTCTTTCCAATTACTGAAGAAGGCACAAAAAAAGCTGAAGCGACTTCCAAATTGTATGCAGACAAGATGGTCACGGAGAGCATTGCAGACAAAGAATTGTTCTTTTCTGAAGAAGATATTAGCAAAGAACAATCGATTGATGACGTGAAGGTTACGCTGGAAGGTGTTCAATATGCTAATATAACACCGACAACCGCGCATGCAGACCGATTCAGTAATTTCGGGGAAGGACCACTTGTCGCATTAACGATTAAGCTTTCTGTAGAAAATGGAAGTGATGCGTTAGTTTCCAAGTCGATAAAAACGAATCTTCATTTAGATCAAAACCGTGGTACGATGCTTTCAAATGGTATGCTCGAGCCAACTGTACGTGGAGAGATTGCACCCGGCGAGGCGCATGAGGCGCTATTTGTTTACCTGTTTAGAGAAGATGAATTTAATTTACTGAAAGAGTTGGAATTCCAAGTAGGGCCATTAGTAGATGAAAACGTAAAGACTTTATTTAAAGAAAAGTCTGTTCTTTTCGATTTGCCAATGAAATAA
- a CDS encoding ABC transporter ATP-binding protein — protein sequence MKSEKVLSLTNLSMNYGPKRILNGVDLEVFKGQIIGYIGPNGAGKSTTVKIMLGLIDGYEGKVELFGYDISEGNPDYKRRIGYVPENAEAYDTLTALEYLQFTGELYGLDPNIAQDKALRLLNEFDLEDVAHKRLSSFSKGMKQKMLIISSLLHDPDLLFLDEPLSGLDANSIMIIQALLTQLAAQGKTIFYSSHIMDLVEKISNRIVLLVEGKVVADGSFEELQILSEKGTLSDIFNQLTGFTKHNTIAERVVSIVGEGSRDAEL from the coding sequence ATGAAGTCTGAAAAAGTGTTGTCACTTACCAATCTATCCATGAATTACGGTCCTAAGCGCATATTAAACGGCGTGGATTTAGAAGTTTTCAAAGGACAAATTATTGGCTATATTGGTCCGAACGGCGCGGGGAAAAGTACAACGGTTAAGATCATGCTTGGGTTAATCGATGGTTATGAGGGGAAAGTTGAACTTTTCGGGTATGACATTTCAGAAGGTAATCCCGATTATAAACGAAGAATTGGTTATGTTCCTGAGAATGCAGAAGCGTATGATACGCTCACTGCACTTGAATATTTACAATTTACAGGTGAATTATATGGGCTGGATCCAAACATTGCACAGGATAAAGCGTTAAGATTGCTGAATGAATTTGATTTGGAAGATGTTGCTCATAAAAGACTTTCTTCGTTTTCAAAAGGCATGAAACAAAAAATGTTGATTATTTCCAGTTTATTGCATGATCCAGATTTGCTATTTTTGGATGAGCCATTAAGCGGTCTTGATGCGAATAGCATTATGATTATTCAAGCGTTATTAACGCAATTGGCAGCGCAAGGTAAAACGATATTTTATTCGTCACATATTATGGATCTTGTCGAGAAGATTAGTAATCGGATAGTCTTGCTAGTTGAAGGAAAAGTTGTTGCTGATGGTAGTTTCGAAGAATTGCAGATATTAAGTGAAAAAGGAACGCTTTCGGATATTTTCAATCAATTAACGGGCTTTACAAAGCATAATACGATTGCAGAACGAGTCGTATCGATTGTTGGTGAGGGTTCTCGCGATGCAGAACTTTAA
- a CDS encoding NupC/NupG family nucleoside CNT transporter, translated as MNLLWGLFGIFVVLGIAFLLSNAKRSINFRTILVGLAIQVSFAFIVLEWETGRKLLKKLSDKVQNVIDYAGEGIGFLFGPVADTKNFGFVFAFQVLTIIIFFSALISVLYYLGIMQMIIKLIGGGLSKLLGTSRAESVSAAANIFVGQTEAPLVIRPFLANMTKSELFAVMTGGLASIAGSVLAGYALLGVPLEYLLAASFMAAPAGLIIAKMMIPEKEESAITEFTMEKDSDSVNVIDAAARGASDGLKLALNVGAMLLAFIALIAMINGLLGGIGGWFGYGSITLEGILGVLFSPLAFAIGVPWSEAITAGSFIGQKLVLNEFVAYAAFAPQIPELLPKTVIIVSFALCGFANLSSLAILLGGLGEMAPSRRPDIAKMGIRAVAGGMLASLLSAAIAGMFI; from the coding sequence TTGAATTTACTATGGGGACTTTTCGGGATATTTGTTGTGCTCGGAATTGCATTTCTTTTGTCAAATGCGAAAAGGTCTATAAATTTCAGAACCATTTTAGTCGGTTTGGCGATACAAGTATCATTTGCGTTTATTGTGTTGGAGTGGGAAACGGGAAGGAAATTGTTGAAAAAGTTATCAGACAAAGTTCAAAATGTGATTGACTACGCAGGTGAAGGGATTGGATTTCTATTTGGTCCCGTTGCGGATACGAAAAATTTTGGGTTTGTTTTCGCTTTCCAAGTATTAACGATTATCATTTTCTTTTCGGCTTTAATTTCTGTTCTATACTACCTCGGTATTATGCAAATGATCATTAAATTGATCGGTGGTGGCTTGTCAAAACTGCTTGGAACGAGTCGGGCGGAATCGGTATCTGCTGCAGCGAATATCTTTGTTGGGCAAACAGAGGCGCCACTCGTGATTCGACCATTCTTGGCAAATATGACAAAGTCGGAACTATTTGCTGTTATGACGGGTGGACTGGCTTCTATTGCAGGTTCTGTTCTGGCGGGTTACGCCTTGTTAGGTGTACCACTTGAATATCTGCTTGCTGCAAGTTTCATGGCGGCACCCGCGGGATTGATCATTGCGAAAATGATGATACCAGAGAAAGAAGAATCAGCCATTACAGAATTTACAATGGAAAAGGACAGCGATTCCGTAAACGTGATTGATGCAGCGGCGCGCGGGGCGAGCGATGGATTAAAACTCGCGTTAAATGTCGGTGCGATGTTATTAGCGTTTATTGCGTTAATCGCTATGATTAACGGGCTGTTAGGCGGTATTGGCGGCTGGTTTGGATATGGTTCTATTACGCTTGAAGGAATCTTAGGCGTTCTGTTTTCTCCGCTTGCTTTTGCAATTGGCGTTCCGTGGTCAGAAGCGATTACGGCAGGAAGTTTTATCGGTCAAAAGCTTGTGTTAAATGAGTTTGTAGCTTATGCTGCTTTTGCGCCTCAAATTCCCGAGTTACTACCTAAAACCGTAATTATCGTCAGTTTTGCGTTATGTGGATTTGCGAATTTAAGTTCATTGGCAATTCTTCTAGGTGGATTAGGTGAAATGGCGCCGAGTCGACGTCCCGATATAGCAAAAATGGGAATTCGAGCGGTTGCCGGCGGTATGTTGGCTTCATTATTAAGCGCGGCCATTGCGGGTATGTTTATATAA